The DNA segment CATTAAAATCATTACAGGTAAAGGAACTCCCATAATAGCCCCTCGTGTGCTGATGTTTGATTTGATGAAAGAAGAAGCATTTTCAGTGGTTCGTTTTTAATTTATAAGTCCAAAATTATTTATATCCAAAATTATTTATAAGTCTAAAATATTTATTTATAAGTCCAAAATATTGTTTTATTATCTACAAAATGAATGTCATTTCACTTTATACAAAATGACTATTATTTTATTTTTTTCGTGTTTAGTTATCTATTTTTAATTGATATGTGCGAAAATTTATCAGTTGAAATTATCATCCACAAACATTTATATACCAGTAAGAGGAAACATCCTTCCGGTGAAGATCACGGAGGTTACTAAATTGCAAGACAAGATTGGAAAAGTTATTGAAAATATCGAAAAATGCGGTACTAAATTCGTTAGGCTGCAGTTTGTGGACATACACGGGACTCCTAAGAACATGGCGATTCCCCTGGTGAAACCAGACGATATAGAAGACATTATCAAAGATGGACTATTATTCGACGGTTCATCAGTGGAAGGATTTGTGGACATCAACAACAGTGACCTGGTTATAAAACCAGACCCAGAGACCTTCTCCGCCCTCCCCTGGAGGCCTGAAGAAAAGGGAGTTTGCAGATTCATCTGTGACATCTACTGGCCAGATGGAACGCCCTTCGAAGGAGACCCCAGATACATACTGAAAAAGACCCTGGAAAAAGCAGAAAAACTGGGTTATGAATACAATGTAGGTCCCGAACCCGAATTTTTCATAGTGGATGTTGATGAAGAAGGAATTGTTTACCCACACGATGAAGGTGTTTACTTCGATGTGGAACCTGTTGATCAGGGAACTGACATGAGAAGGGAACTGGTCCTGGGACTGGAAGAACTGAACTTCGATGTGGAAGTAAGCCACCATGAAGTAGGACCCGGACAGCACGAGATCGATTTCAAATTCGATCATGCCCTCAAAACTGCAGATGCAGTAATCACCTTTAAACAGTCCATCAAAGCCATAGCAGACAAACTCGGCTCAATGGTCACCTTCATGCCCAAACCATTCTTCGGAGTGAATGGTAGCGGAATGCACTGCCACCAGAGCCTGTTCAAAGACGGTAAAAACGTGTTCTTTGATGCTGACACCGAAACCCAGCTATCAGAAGAAGCACTTTACTTCACTGGAGGTTTACTCAAACACTCCAAAGCACTGTCTGCCATTGTAGCTCCTTCAGTTAACTCTTACAAACGACTGGTACCCGGATACGAAGCCCCAGTGTACATTGCCTACGGACTCCAGAACCGATCCACCCTGGTCAGGATCCCTGCATCCCGTGGTAACGGTACCCGTGTGGAATTCAGATGCCCAGACCCATCCTGTAACCCCTACCTGGCATTTGCTGCCATGCTAGAAGCAGGTATGGACGGTATTGACAACAAGATCCACCCTGGGGAACCAACTGAAATCGATGTATTCGAATTAAGCCCAGAAGAACTGGCACCTATGGGTATTGACACCCTGCCATCCAGTTTATGGGAAGCATACCACGCCCTGGAAAAGGACGAAGTGGTTAAATCATCCCTGGGAGACCATGTGTACACCCAGTTCATGGATTTAAAAAGGAAAGAATGGGACGATTACCGGATCCAGGTATTCCAGTACGAACTGGAAAAATACTTGCAGATCTAACCTCCTCTATTTCTTTTTTTTCTTTATTTTTATGTCTCATTACCACATTGATGTTTAGAAGTTTCGCATCCCGATTTTAACCATAAGTATTTAAAATCAATCCCAATAATTAAAACTAACATTCTTAAATTAATATGATTAAAATACTAGGATTCATTGAATGAAACTGGTATTCTTATAAAATAGAAATGAGATTTCATAAAACTGTAGAATTTTACTGATACTAAAATAGAAGGGTGAATCGATGCCACAGGAAACTGATCGTAAGATGATGGAGATCCTGAGGATCCTGGCAGACAGAAGCGAGGTCTTAGGGGCAAAAACCATAGCTGAAGAGCTCCGTAAGAAGGGATATGACCTTGGTGAAAGAG comes from the Methanobacterium sp. genome and includes:
- the glnA gene encoding type I glutamate--ammonia ligase, with the protein product MQDKIGKVIENIEKCGTKFVRLQFVDIHGTPKNMAIPLVKPDDIEDIIKDGLLFDGSSVEGFVDINNSDLVIKPDPETFSALPWRPEEKGVCRFICDIYWPDGTPFEGDPRYILKKTLEKAEKLGYEYNVGPEPEFFIVDVDEEGIVYPHDEGVYFDVEPVDQGTDMRRELVLGLEELNFDVEVSHHEVGPGQHEIDFKFDHALKTADAVITFKQSIKAIADKLGSMVTFMPKPFFGVNGSGMHCHQSLFKDGKNVFFDADTETQLSEEALYFTGGLLKHSKALSAIVAPSVNSYKRLVPGYEAPVYIAYGLQNRSTLVRIPASRGNGTRVEFRCPDPSCNPYLAFAAMLEAGMDGIDNKIHPGEPTEIDVFELSPEELAPMGIDTLPSSLWEAYHALEKDEVVKSSLGDHVYTQFMDLKRKEWDDYRIQVFQYELEKYLQI